The genomic stretch GAGCGAATCTCTGGGGTTCTAGGGAGCAGGGACCGGGCTCCAGAAACTAGAAGgcggtgagggagagggagagggagaggggtggagcTCTGAGGGACTattggggcggggcagggggtggggagtgaagggACGCTTCTTCCATCTAAGGCCAGGCGCCCCCTAGGGGCCGCTGCCGCTTCCACTGCCACTCCCGCTGCCCGCAACGTCCTGGATCCAGGTGCGAGGGTGGCGGACGCGTGGGAAGGTGGTTTCCCGGGCCCTCCGCCCCTGTCTGCGAGTCGGAAGCACCGAGATGGAGATGTTGAGGCAGTCACCACCGCCAGGAACTACCACCGGCAGCGTGTAGCCCAGAACCGAGCGGCAAAGGTCCATCCCGGCAGTGAAGGTCTGGGAGAAGAGGTGGAGTTAGGGCCCGTGTGGGCGTTTTCAAGACCGTGGCCTTAGGAAGGGAAAGACTGGGAGTTGCATAGAGAGCAGGGGCCGGAGGAGCGGTCTTGGGGAGGACAATTCTCGCCTCTTGGTCTTTCTGGGAGTCTGGGGGAGGAcccatggggggggcggggatttgAGGAGGGCGAGTAAGTAGTTCTTACTGGGTCCcaaggggctgggaccttgggaaAGGTGAATGGGCTTCCGGATCTTCAGACTGTGGATGGGCCTAGAGCAGAGACAGTCCCTTGGGAAGAACAAAATAGGTCTCTGGGCCTTAGGGAGGCTACAGGCTTACGCATATGTGTTCCACTATGGGGTTGGGCTGTAgaagggggaagggtgggagcaGGGATTGGGGATGCTAGGACAGACTGGGACCTGGGCCATAGTAAGGGGAGGTCTCAGCCTCTCCCCCGAGCCCTCTGTCCCATGCTCACCTGCCCGTAGGTACTGCAGCCAGGGTTGCAGTCCCTCTTGTCTAGGGGTGGGAGCCAAGTCGGGCCGCAGGTGATAGCACTTTTGCAGATGGCAACCCTGGGGTTGGTGTGTGGAGAGAAGGTGGGTAAAGGCTCTGCAGTTGGTTCCAGTGGGATTCCTGCCCTCCAAGGATCTTGTGTCTCTCCCCCGCCCACTTCCAGGTCCTGCCTCTTAGTACCACGCCCCTACAAACACCACCCTCCAGGtttcaccccgccccccccccccatattctcttttctaaaaaaaaaaaacaatttttattttatttttttttttttgccctagctggtctggctcagtggatagagcgtcggcctgcagaccaaagaatctcgggttcgattctggtcaagggcaggtaccttggttgcaggctcctcccctacccaatcgatgtgtgtgtttttttctttaaaatacatatatatatattgatttcagagaggaagggagagggagagagctagaaacatcactgatgagagagaatcattggtcggctgcctcctgcacgcccacactggggatggagcctgcaacccaggcatgtgtcctgactgaattaaaccgtcacctcctggttcataggttgatgctcaaccactgagccatgccgtccGGGcctcgatgtgtttctctcacatcgatgtttctgtctgtctgccactctccctaaaaataaatggaaaaatatcctcctgtgaggattaacaaaccaacaaattttaaattgatttcagagaggatgggagatggggagagagatagaaacatcaatgatgagatagaatcactgatcagctgcctcctgcacaccccacactgggaattgagccctcaacccgggcatgtgccctgaccgagaatcgaactgtaacctcctggttcataggtcgcagctcaaccactgagccacaccagccgggcccgcCCCATATTCTCTACACATACCCAGAGCTTTGTCACCATTGGCCGAATCCCTGCCCATCACAGACCATCTGCTATAAGCTAACCCATTTACCTGTCTATCCATCCAGGTTATCCCTTTTAGCTTCTGTTTTCAATCAAGAGGCCCTACTCCTTTATTTAAAAACCAGGTTCCTGGGAGGCCACGCCTCCCTACAGCCCATCTTAAAAGACAGGGGCTCTACAGGCTCCTCCCCTTTCTGCCTGGCTTCAGAACACCGGGCCTCATACTTTAGAACTTGGCCACACTGGAGGTAGGCCATGTCCCTTCAAACTCTAGGACCTGTAAGCTGCAGATCCTGCCTTCGGCCCCACCCACAATATAGGCCATTCTTCCCACCTCCTACCAGTCATGGCAGAGCTCCGGGCAGAGCAGCTGTGTCTGGTGTACCCCCAGGAGCAGGAAGCGGAAGTGACTGCGGAGAGCAACTTGGAGGTGTCTCAGAAAGGATTCGCACCTGGACATCGGGAGAGACAGGACCGGATGGGTCAAGATGCCAGGGGGCTCTGGCCCCTGGTTGGGGCAACTGGAGCAAAAAGCACGAGGAAACACTGGGGGGTGCTGTACTCACCTAGGGCTAGGCTTCCTACAGCCCTCTGAGAGGATCCCAGGTTCCAGTGCCTCTGGTGTGCCCATCTCTGAGGGACAACAAACAGGGCAATGGAAAAGGGAACTTCTTTTAGTTGAGGTTTTGGATCCTCATGTAGGGTTGACCTCAATAATACAATTCCTCTCAAACATGAAACAAGACACTTTGTTTGAGGTGCAAGTAACAATAAGTTATCATAATCagctaattatttttatgtccCTAGTAGTGGTATAAGTGCTCAAATGCTTGCATACACCCCTTTACAACACCCCTACGAGATAGGTCTATttctcccactttttaaaaaatattttttattgatttcagagaggaagggagagggaaagatagaaacatcaatgatgaaaaagaatcatttattggctgcctcctgcacaccccacactgggaatcgagcctacaactcGGACATGtgtgccttgactgggactcaaacactgacctcctggtccataggtggatgctcaaccactgagccatactggccaggctctcCCATTTATTAGTGGCCCAcataaggcccagagaggttaagtgacttgcccagggtcacacagctacaaAGTGTCAGAGTTCGTATTTTAACCCAGAcaatctgactccagagcctattATCTTTAaccaacattctttttttaaaaaaaaatattttattggtttttcacagagaggaagggagagggatagagagctaaaaacatcgatgagagagaacatcgaccagctgcctcctgcacgccccctaccggggatgtgcccgcaaccaatgtacatgccctcgaccggaatcgaacccgggaccttccagtctgcagaggGGAaggtccactgagccaaaccggtttcggcaatttaaCCAACATctactatccactgagccaaaccggtttcggcaatttaaCCAACATTCTTAAGCACTAGCCCAGACTGCCCACCCTGGTCACTCTAAGTTCCTGTTATAAGGAAATTATCATTGCTGTGTTGGAGTGTGCATTCTTGGGAGTTAGGGGTTAGGCAGGGTCTGGAGTGCTCACCTGCTAGGTGCAGCTGGCTGGTACCCAGATCAGCTGCCAGCCTATGGTGTCTCTGGGACCTGATGGGGAGTGCACGGCTCCCTCCACATGCCCCTAGCAGGATCCATGCCAGGGTCAGTtgcaggacccaggccaggcccctAGGTCGTGTAGAGCCCCTGCAGGCCATGTCCACCTGAGATAGAGTCAGCTCAGTTATGGGTGAGGTTTGGCTGTCCTTTTCTGGGAGCTCAGGgtgatactctttttttttttttttaaatatatattttattgattctccacagagaggaagggagagagagagccagaaacatcaaccagctgccccctgcacaccacccaccggggacgtgcccgcacccaaggcacatgcccccgaccagaatcgaacccgggacccctgagtctgcaggccaatgctccatccactgagccaaaccaaccagggcaagGGTGATACTCTTGATGTACACTCAAGACATGGTACcaggcagagcagttgggaggcattgACCAAAGACCTTAAAACCCCAGGGGGCCACCAAGGCCTGGCTCTGACCCAGAAGTCCCCCAAGTGCTCCCCAGTTTGACCAtactgccctgccccacccccatcctgtccACCAGGACCTCCCACCCTTTCAGCTCTTGGACGATCCTCAGAACTGAGCGGGACATCTCCAGCTCTTCCAATGTCCTGTCCAGTAAGTCCTATCTTCTGCCCAgtctcctcccccctctcaaTCCCCGCTGGCCCCTCATGGTCACCTTCTCAGTCTACAATCGGCTTAGGGGCTGCTACTCAGGGCTGGGCCTTTGGAGCCAAGCTTGGCTGTGGCAGGACTCAGGttctgctgctggggtccaaaaATCCCAGGTCAGAAGACAGAGTCTGTGGAGACAAGACGattccccgccccctgctcctatGCCCCCCTGGGGCCCCGCTTACCTGTTAGCGGCACTGGGGTCTAGGGTGCTGCTGAGACACCTCAGGGTTAAGTCCAGGAAATGGACTAAAGGGGCGTGGTTTGATGCAGGGGAGGTGTTTCCCAAcaccacgccccctgccccagctgaCCAAAGGCTGGAGGACCTGGGACTGGTGTATGTATGTACATCCTTgtctttgcctttatttttgagTTGTGGCATAAACTATGGATCTATATGTGTGGGGAGTGTGTGTCATGTCGAATGAAGGTGTGtttgtgtggctgtgtgtgttgCGTGTTGAATGTATGTTgtgtgtagttttttaaaaatatttttttatcgatttcagagaagaagggagagggatagagagatagaaacatcaatgatgagagagaatcattgattggctgcctccagcacaccccctactggggattgagcccacaacctgggcatgtgcccttggctggaatcgaacctgggacccttcagtctgcaggctgatgctctatccactgagccatactggctagggctgttgtgTGCATTTTATATGTGCCTATTGCTTGTGTGGCTAGTGTATGTGTTCACATTCTGGATGAGGAGAACTGTGTGTGTTCCAAGCCAAGTGTGTCCAGTTGAGTAAGAATCAGGTAATAAATGTAGGGAAGGGGAGTATAGAATCAGGTTAGAATGGGTGTCCTGTGAAAATGTTGGATCAGTGAGTGGATAAAGTCAGTGGGtaaatattgtttgtttttattttaatttttttttaatcctcacccagggatatttttccatttttagagagagtggagtagagagggtaagacagagagaaatatctatgtgaaagaaacacattgattggttgcctcatgcacaagccccgaccagggcctgggccagggaggagcctgcaaccaaggtacatgcacttgtctggaatcaaacccaggacccttcagtctgcaggccgatgctctatctactgagccaagccagctagggctaaaggttgtgtgtgttgttttattaagttttttaaaaaatatatttttattgatttcagagaggaagggagagggggagagaaacatcaatgatcagagaataattgatcagctgcttcctgcatgccccctattggggatcaaacctgaaaccctggcatgtgccctgaccaggaatcaaaccatgacctcctggttcataggtcaaggctcaaccactgagccacaccagccgggcaatggGTAAAGGTTGTTGATCATAAATGTTGAATATGAATGAACAAGAGGATGTTGTCCTGTGTAGAAAGGGTGTGTCTGCATctgaaatatgtatgtgtgtccCAGTTTGTGTAAATGCGTGTCCCTTGAAAACATTTCTTcaagtcattcaacaaacatttattgagcacctgctctcCCTCAGATTCTGGGGATGCAATAgtgaccaagacatggaaatcTCAATCCTCATAGACCTGACATTTTAGTAGGAGAGTCTGATAAGAAAAGC from Eptesicus fuscus isolate TK198812 chromosome 6, DD_ASM_mEF_20220401, whole genome shotgun sequence encodes the following:
- the RTBDN gene encoding retbindin is translated as MACRGSTRPRGLAWVLQLTLAWILLGACGGSRALPIRSQRHHRLAADLGTSQLHLAEMGTPEALEPGILSEGCRKPSPRCESFLRHLQVALRSHFRFLLLGVHQTQLLCPELCHDWVAICKSAITCGPTWLPPLDKRDCNPGCSTYGQTFTAGMDLCRSVLGYTLPVVVPGGGDCLNISISVLPTRRQGRRARETTFPRVRHPRTWIQDVAGSGSGSGSGSGP